Below is a window of Clostridiales bacterium DNA.
GCAACGAGGCGCCGAAGACCGTGAAGGCGGGCGACCGCGTGCGCATCCTGACGCTGGGGGCGGAGGGCGTGGTGCTCGCGCCGCCGGACGAAAAGGGCGAGGTTTCCCTGCAGGCCGGCGCGATGAAGTTCAAGGCGCCGCTTTCCCAGCTGCGCATGGCGCAGGAAGCGCCGAAAAAGGAGCGCACCACCGTGAAGGCGAAAACCGGCATGATGACCCGTACGGTTTCCTCCGAGTGCGACGTGCGCGGCATGAGCCTGGAGGAAGCGCTGACCGCAGTGGGCCTGTACCTGGACGAGGCGGTGCTGGCCGGGCTGAACGAGGTGTACGTCATCCACGGCAAGGGCACCGGCGTGCTGCGCGCGGGCATCCAGCAGGACCTGCGCAAGAACCGCCATGTGAAGAGCTTCCGCCGGGGCATGTACGGTGAGGGCGAGGACGGAGTGACCGTGGTCACGCTGAAGTGAGGCAGGAGAGCATATGAAGGACAGACCCGAAATCCTGGTTGTGGATGACGATCCGAATATCAGCCGCCTGGAGCAGCTGTACCTGGAAAAGGAAAATTTTGAGGTGCGCACCGCCGCGGACGGAAACGCGGCCATCGCGGAGTTCAAACGGCTCCCGCCGGACCTGATCCTGCTGGATGTGATGCTGCCCGGCGCGGACGGCTACGAGGTGCTGAAGACCGTGCGCCGCAGCGGGAATATCCCGGTGATTATGGTCACCGCCCGGGGCGAAACCTTCGACAAGGTGCTTTGCCTGGAGCTGGGCGCGGACGACTATATCACCAAGCCCTTCGACGGCAAGGAAATGGTGGCCCGCGTGAAGGCGGTGCTGCGCCGGGCCCAGGGCGGCGAGGAAGAGAAGACGACCGACATCTCCTTCCCGGCGCTCACGGTGAGCATTGCGGAATACGACGTGCATTATGAAGGAAAGAAGATCGAGATGCCGCCGAAGGAGCTGGAGGTGCTGTACTTCCTGGCCTCCCATCCGAACCAGGTGTTCACGCGGGAGCAGCTGCTGCGGCAGGTATGGGGCTTCGAGTTCTTCGGGGACAGCCGCACGGTGGACGTGCATATCAAGCGCCTGCGGGAAAAGCTGCCGGACAGCGAAAAGTACGGCTGGACGATTTACACCGTGCGCGGTGTGGGATACAAGTTTTCAGCGTAAGGAAATGAAGGAAGGGGGCGGAACGCTGTGTTCGCGCGGATTATGGCGGTGGTGCTGGCAGCCATCCTGCTGACCACCATCGGGCTGTCGGCGGTGTGGTATATCACGCTGCGCAACCAGCAGATTGACGCCCGGCTGGACTACCTGATCTCTGAGGCGCAGGACATCGCGTACCTCGCCTCCAATTACAGCGACTCCAGCGATATCTGGAATTACTTTTCGGTGTACGGCAGTACCACCGGCAACGACATGGTGCGCGTCATCATGGACCGGAAGGCGGACAAGATCAACCGGGAGTTCGGCGCGTACATCGCCGTGGTAGACCGCAGCAGCAATGTGATGGATAACCTGCCGGCCGCCTACCGGGAGGATCCGGAATTCGTGGCCTCCCTGAACAGCGAGGAGATCAACAGCGCACTGAACAAGATTATCGGCGGGGAAACGATCCGCCTGCGTTCGAATACCGGGCCGGACCCGACCTTTACCGTGGGTGTTCCGTTCACCCGGCGGGGATTTATCTACGGCGCGGTATTTATCCAGACCAAGGCCCAGCGGATTGAGAGCGGGCTGAACGAGATCCTCCTGAAGGCCGGCCTGCTGGCGGCGGGCGTGATGATCCTGTCCGGCGTGGCGGTGTTCCTGTTTGTCCGCGGCGCGATGAAGCCGGTGCGGAGCCTGTCGGCGGCGGCAGGCGCCATTGCCGGGGGGGATTTCACTCCCCGCCTGGCGGAGGACAAGGGCGGCCGCGAGATGCGTGAGGTCAGCCGCACCTTCAACCATATGACGAAAACACTGGCGGACGTGGAGGAAGGCCGGCGGGAGTTTGTGGCCAACGTGAGCCACGAGCTGCGCAGCCCGATCACCAGCATCCGCGGCTTTGCCGAGGGCATGGCCGACGGCGTGATTCCGCCGGAGGAGCAGCCGAAATACCTGCGCCTGGTGGCGGACGAGAGCAAGCGCCTTTCAAACCTGGTGAATGACCTGCTGGCCTTGTCCCGCCTGGAACGCGAGGACGCGAAGCCGGACTGGTCGGTTTTCGATATCAATGAGATGCTGCGCCGGGCGATCATCCGCCGGATGGATGACCTGGACAAAAAGCGGATCGAGGCCGAGTGCGACCCGGCGGTGGATCCCTGCCCGGTGCGCGCGGACAGCGACCGGATTGAGCAGGTGATCATCAACCTGCTGGACAATGCCCTCAAGTTTACCGGGGAGGACGGGAAGATCCGCCTCAGTTCCGCCGTGAACGGGAATACCGTGGAGGTCACCGTGTGGGATAACGGCCCCGGCGTACCGCCGGAGGACCGGGACCGGATTTTCGACCGGTTCTTCACCGGCGACCGGGCGCACACCTCCGGCAAGGGAACCGGCCTGGGCCTGAGCATCTGCCAGCGCATCATGGAAATGCACGGGCAGACGATCCGCCTGCTGGATACGGCGGAGGGCGCCGCGTTCCGCTTTACGCTGGAGTACGCGCCGGACGGGAAGAACTTGACGGAAACGGAAAAAAATGCATAATTGCTGAGGAACAAAAATACGGAAGGAGGGGACGCCATGCCGGACCGGCACATATTCCTGATCGGAATGCAGGGCTGCGGCAAGAGCAGCCTGGGCAAGCGCGTCGCCCGGGAAACCGGACTCTCCTTTATGGATACGGACGCCATGGTGGCGGCCAGCGCCGGATGCACGGTGAACGAATTCTTCGAGAAATACGGGGAGGAAACGTTCCGCCGGGCGGAAACCGGCGCGCTGTCCCTCCTGACCCGGGAGCGCCCGATGATTATCTCAACCGGCGGCGGCACCATCATGAACCCGGTGAACCGGCATATCATGCGCGCCTGGGGCGCCATCGTGCTGATCGACCGGCCGCTGGAGGAAATCCTGTCCGATATCAAGCTGGACCGGCGGCCCACGCTGCGGGACGGCGGCCTCGCCGAGGTGGAACGGGTTTACAACGAGCGCATCGGCATCTACCGGGACCTGGCGGACATCACCGTGCGCAACGACCAGGGATACCACATGGCGGTGTATACATTAACCAGGCTTATACGAGAGAGATTCTGAGCACTTGTCCAAATCTCTGATTTGGGTAACAAGTATCCGCAATCTCAATGGTCGCAACTGTCCACAGGACAGCTTGCTCCCTTTCGATTGATCTCAGCACCAATGAATATTCCGCCACTGGCGGTCATTGGTGCTTCGTCCATGCTACAGCCGTCGGGGCAATAATCATCCGCTGGAGGAATGGGGATATGGAATACGAATTTGATCTGGTGGGCAAGATCGGCTCCATGGCGCTGATCCGGAAAGAGGACCAGGACATCGATTACAATATTTTTTCCCGCCTCGGCGCGGAGCTCCGGCCTGGCATGATCTGGGTTACCAGCGGCGCGACGGAGATCGGCCGCCTGGATTACCTCAAGCGCACCGGCTGCGAGCTGTGCGGCGATCCGGAGCAGGACAAGGCGGACTACTCTTCCCAGGGCCAGGCCATCCTGATGCAGAACTACCGCCAGTTCATTCCCCAGGAATACGGTATCCGCCAGATCCTGGTGGAGCATACCCATTTCAATGATCCGGAAAAGTGCGAGCATATCCGCCAGCTGCTGATCCGCTCCGCACGCCAGAAGACGATTCCGATCGTGAACTACAACGACCCGGTGTCCGACGAGGAAAACCGGAAGATGGAGCTGGCAGCCCGCCGCGAAAAGGGCGGCGAGGTCCATGAGTGCGTGGATAACGACGAGACCGCGGCGGTGATTGCCGGGCTTGTGAAGGCGAAGACGCTGGTGCTGATGACCTCCACCGAGGGCATCTACCGCGAGAGCGGAAATCCGGACACCCTCGTGCGCGAGGTGACCGGAAAGACCTATGAGGAAGTGGAGCGCCAGGTGCGCGAGCTGCAGAAGGGCTGCCACGGCACCAGCCGGGCCGGCTCCAACGGCGCGGCCGCGAAGCTGGAATACGCGCTGGGCTGCGTGCGCGGCGGCACGACCGTGATCATCGGCCATGCGCGGCACCACCTGTCGGACCTCACGGAAGGCCGGGTACCGTGTACCCGCATCGGAGTGGAAAAATGAGCACGGCACTGACACAGGGCATCCGGTTTTTCACCCGGGAGACAGGCATCCTGTCCGCCCTGGCCGCGGCATGCGGCACGGAAAGCCGGACGGAAACAGCGATGGATGGTGACTGCACATCCACGTCCGTGTTCGACCTGGCCAGCGTGACGAAGCTGTTCACGGGCCTGTGCCTGATGAAACTGAAGGAAGACAGCCTGCTGGATTTCAGCAGGCCTGTTTCTTTTTACGATCCGCGCTTTGAAAACCTGAAGGACACCCCGGTGGACGCGCTGGCGAAGTTTGCCTTCACGCTCAAAACCCCTTGCCGGCTGGATGCCTGCGGCAGCCGGGAGGAAGCGCTGGCGGCGCTGTTTGCCGCCTTCCCGGCGGAAAAGCCGGACCGGCGCATCTATTCGGATATTCCCGCGATGGTGCTCAAGTATGTGATCGAGGCGGCGGCCGGTATGCCGTTCATGGACTGCGTGCGCAAAACCGTGCTGGAGCCCGCGGGCATGCGGGAAACCTGGGCGAAGGTGCCGGAAGGCCGGATCGCGGACTGCCAGGTGTACAGCCCGGAATACCGGATTGAAAACGGAAAGCGGATCGTGCGGGCGGGTCTCCGGCCGGGTGTTCCGCATGACCCGAAGGCCGCCGTGCTGCAGGGGGATACGGGCGACCTGTGCGGCCATGCCGGGCTCTTTTCCACCGCGGCGGACATGGAACGCTTCTGCCGGGCGGTGCTCGCGCGGAAGATCGTGGGGGAGGAATCCCTGCGGGAAACCGCGGTCAACCGCACGGGACGGCTGCTGGAGGACGGGACTTATACCCAGTACCTCGGCATCCAGTGCTATGTGCGCCATCCGGTGCAGTACTGGTCGGAAATCCCGGCGTACATGGGCAGCCGGGCGTTCGGCATCGGCGGATTTACGGGCAACCATGTGTCTATGGACCCGAAACGGAATATTTTTACAATTTTCCTCGGCAATCGGGTGCGGGACCGGCTCACGGTGCTGGTGCCGGAGGCGGGGAAAACGCTCACGGATTACGGCCTGAACGCGGACGGAAGCGGAACCTTCCCCTGGGAGGAAGGGCTGGTTCTCCCGTCCTCCGTGAAGTATGTGCACCAGAAGGACGCGCACCTGCACAGCGCGGTGATGGAAACGCTGAATCTCCCGGCGGTACCGTTCGGGGAAGAATAACTTGCATTCAATGAAAAACTGTGATACACTTTAATGGTCAAAGAAAGTCGAAGTATTCTTTGGCCTGAAAAGAGGGGGATCCGTATGCGACTGAGCGATTCGATTGAGAGCTTTATCAAAGAAATGCTGGACGACGGCTCCGCCGAAGTGGAGCTGAAGAGGAACGAGCTGGCGGAGTATTTCCGCTGCGCGCCGAGCCAGATCAACTACGTCCTGGCCACGCGTTTCAGCCCGGACCACGGGTACCTGACGGAGAGCCGCCGCGGCGGCGGCGGGTACATCCGGATCGTCCGGGTGGTGCAGAGCGGCAGCCAGCGGCTGATGTACCTGGTGAACGAGCGCATCGGCGATTCGCTGACCGGGGAGGAGTGCATCCGCCTGATCAGCCAGCTGAAGGAAGCGGAAGTTGTCACCGCGGACGAGGCGTCGCTGATGGCCGCGGCGGTCAGCGCCCGCGCGCTGAGCGTCCCGCTGACCGATGAGCTGAAAAACGCCATGCGCGCCCGGATTATGAAGAGTATGCTGATGACCATTGCGGCCCGGAACAAGGGCTGACCCGGAACGGAGGAGTGCCGGATGCTGTGTGAGGAATGCCACGTCAACGAAGCG
It encodes the following:
- a CDS encoding shikimate kinase, whose amino-acid sequence is MPDRHIFLIGMQGCGKSSLGKRVARETGLSFMDTDAMVAASAGCTVNEFFEKYGEETFRRAETGALSLLTRERPMIISTGGGTIMNPVNRHIMRAWGAIVLIDRPLEEILSDIKLDRRPTLRDGGLAEVERVYNERIGIYRDLADITVRNDQGYHMAVYTLTRLIRERF
- a CDS encoding CtsR family transcriptional regulator, which translates into the protein MRLSDSIESFIKEMLDDGSAEVELKRNELAEYFRCAPSQINYVLATRFSPDHGYLTESRRGGGGYIRIVRVVQSGSQRLMYLVNERIGDSLTGEECIRLISQLKEAEVVTADEASLMAAAVSARALSVPLTDELKNAMRARIMKSMLMTIAARNKG
- a CDS encoding beta-lactamase family protein, which gives rise to MSTALTQGIRFFTRETGILSALAAACGTESRTETAMDGDCTSTSVFDLASVTKLFTGLCLMKLKEDSLLDFSRPVSFYDPRFENLKDTPVDALAKFAFTLKTPCRLDACGSREEALAALFAAFPAEKPDRRIYSDIPAMVLKYVIEAAAGMPFMDCVRKTVLEPAGMRETWAKVPEGRIADCQVYSPEYRIENGKRIVRAGLRPGVPHDPKAAVLQGDTGDLCGHAGLFSTAADMERFCRAVLARKIVGEESLRETAVNRTGRLLEDGTYTQYLGIQCYVRHPVQYWSEIPAYMGSRAFGIGGFTGNHVSMDPKRNIFTIFLGNRVRDRLTVLVPEAGKTLTDYGLNADGSGTFPWEEGLVLPSSVKYVHQKDAHLHSAVMETLNLPAVPFGEE
- a CDS encoding HAMP domain-containing histidine kinase, whose product is MFARIMAVVLAAILLTTIGLSAVWYITLRNQQIDARLDYLISEAQDIAYLASNYSDSSDIWNYFSVYGSTTGNDMVRVIMDRKADKINREFGAYIAVVDRSSNVMDNLPAAYREDPEFVASLNSEEINSALNKIIGGETIRLRSNTGPDPTFTVGVPFTRRGFIYGAVFIQTKAQRIESGLNEILLKAGLLAAGVMILSGVAVFLFVRGAMKPVRSLSAAAGAIAGGDFTPRLAEDKGGREMREVSRTFNHMTKTLADVEEGRREFVANVSHELRSPITSIRGFAEGMADGVIPPEEQPKYLRLVADESKRLSNLVNDLLALSRLEREDAKPDWSVFDINEMLRRAIIRRMDDLDKKRIEAECDPAVDPCPVRADSDRIEQVIINLLDNALKFTGEDGKIRLSSAVNGNTVEVTVWDNGPGVPPEDRDRIFDRFFTGDRAHTSGKGTGLGLSICQRIMEMHGQTIRLLDTAEGAAFRFTLEYAPDGKNLTETEKNA
- a CDS encoding response regulator transcription factor, yielding MKDRPEILVVDDDPNISRLEQLYLEKENFEVRTAADGNAAIAEFKRLPPDLILLDVMLPGADGYEVLKTVRRSGNIPVIMVTARGETFDKVLCLELGADDYITKPFDGKEMVARVKAVLRRAQGGEEEKTTDISFPALTVSIAEYDVHYEGKKIEMPPKELEVLYFLASHPNQVFTREQLLRQVWGFEFFGDSRTVDVHIKRLREKLPDSEKYGWTIYTVRGVGYKFSA
- a CDS encoding uridylate kinase, encoding MEYEFDLVGKIGSMALIRKEDQDIDYNIFSRLGAELRPGMIWVTSGATEIGRLDYLKRTGCELCGDPEQDKADYSSQGQAILMQNYRQFIPQEYGIRQILVEHTHFNDPEKCEHIRQLLIRSARQKTIPIVNYNDPVSDEENRKMELAARREKGGEVHECVDNDETAAVIAGLVKAKTLVLMTSTEGIYRESGNPDTLVREVTGKTYEEVERQVRELQKGCHGTSRAGSNGAAAKLEYALGCVRGGTTVIIGHARHHLSDLTEGRVPCTRIGVEK